In Leptolyngbya sp. O-77, the genomic window ATAAGGGCAGCCGCCATGTAAATTGCACTCAGAAACGTCTCGGCTAACTTGTCATAGCGTGTCGCAATCGCTCGATACTGCTTGAGTTTGGCAAAGAAGTTCTCAATCAGATGCCGCGCTTTGTATAGCTCCTTGTCGTAATCACGCGGTGTCTTGCGGTTTCGCTTGGGCGGAATCACAGCAGTCTTGCCCTGTTGTTGGAGTCGCTCAACCACCCGTTGGTCTGCGTCATATCCTTTGTCAGCCAGGACTGTATCAGCTTGAATATTCTCTAGCAGCACATCAGCCCCATCAAGGTCACAGACCTGCCCGGGTGTGAGGTGAAAGCCTGTCGGATTGCCCAGCGCATCGACAGTCGTATGAATCTTGGTGCTCAATCCCCCTTTACTGCGACCAATGGCTTGGGCATTGGCATCCCCCCCTTTGCTCCAGCACGATGCTGATGAGCACGCACAATCGTGGTGTCGATCAGGGCGTATTCGTTGTCTGCATCTTCACACAGCACCTGAAACACCCGTTGCCCCACGCCCGTCTTTGCCCAGCGCCGAAAGCGGGTGTGAACCTTGCGAAAATCACCAAACCGCTCTGGCAAGTCTCGCCAGGGAATGCCGGCTCGATATCGATAGAGCACTGCCTCGACAAACAGACGATTATCCTTTGCTGTGACTCCCACCGCCCCCGCTCGTCCAGGGAGCAAATCTTGGAGCCGTTCCCATTGGTCATCGCGCAGGGCGTAGCGGCGGGTTGTCATAATCGTCAGATAGCTGAATCACTGCTGATTACAGCTTATCTAATTGATGACACTCCCTAGAATCTGGTGTGCAACTTTGCTGTCCCCTCACCCTAATCGCAACTCTGTTGAGACGGGGTTGATATTCTTTGTAGAAGCTCCGCTACACGGGGCTTCTACAAAAAATATTTAACGTTCCGCTTCACTCGCCGCTAGCAATCCCTCGGACTCAACGAAGAGATTTGAGATAGTTGGTATGCCAGAAAGTTGTTATGCAGCTTCTCAGTAATCGTAGTCTTCACCCATCCAATCTGGCCCAATCTCGCCAAAATCAACTGAATCAAGTTTTTTGACTTCAATTTCGATGTTATCCACCTCGACATCTGCTCCAATCTTGTCTAAGCTCCCTATAAATGAAACTAAGATATCTACGTCTAAATTTGTTTGAATATTTGCACTACTACTTCCAAACGGAACTTCGTCCTTATCTATGGAATCATGTATAGAAAATAAAAAGCTACATTCAATATTGACATCCACGCTTAATTTCGATTCAGCCACTAAACTATCATCGTCAAAATTAACTGGTCTAAATATTAAGTTAGGAGGCTCGAACAAATTGAATTCAAATCCATTGAGGGATACCTCTATTGAATTTTGCTCATACAGGAATGAGGAACTCACTTCTGGGTGAATCTCAAGATCGCTTAGTTGATACTCCAAAGCATTAGAGATAGCTTGTTTCACGTTCTGCAATTCACCCTTTTCATACTTTTCTGATAGATACTTGCAAATGTCATCAGCATCTTGAAGTTGAAATAATCCTAAAGCTCCAGCAAAATCATCAATAACAATAAGCCTTCCAGAGTCTTTGCAAAATTTCTTCCAATCGTCGTCAGATGTGACAACAATAACTTTTGTTTGATGTTTATTTGCCCAAGTTTCTAAAGACATTAGAGCAATAGCATCAGGGAATTCATTCTTCTTTTTTCCTATTTCTGAGAACGGAGGTCTAGCTTTAAAGTATTTTTGTATTAAGTCACTTATCATCACATGATTTTGAGCTTCGACTATCTCTATCGACGTAAGCTCTGAAAATTGATTAAATCGCTCAAAAACGACTTCCTTTGCTTCATGTCCACAAAAAATTATTTCTTTTATTTTTTCAACATCCTGCTCCTCAACACGCCACTGTTCTTTAGCCTGTTTCAAAGATTTTTCAATTTCCTTCTGTGTGTCTCTCGCTTTTTCCATAAGATGCGACAAGACTTCTTCCTTTACTATTTCCGAAAGAATCAACCTTGTTGAACTATCTTGAAATTGCTCTAGTTGCTTAAGTAATCCTGATTCCAGTCTTAAGCCTTGAGCATCAAAAATTGACGTGTCTAAGGTAATAGCCCCAAACTCTCCTGCTCTAACAAGCTTTTTAAGTTCATCTAGCTCCATATTTATAAACTCAAGTTATGGGTAATTCGTGAAAAGTACAGCTTTTAGAGGGCACATTTCACCAGTCGCCATGCTTTGTAACTTCTAAATTAGCTGGACTCAATATCAATCCCTAGGCCAACGTCGGCTCCAGCAACGCCCCCTGCATCCGGCTGAGCCAGTCGATCAGGTTCTCTAGCTGGAGGTCGGCGCTGAGGGCCCCCAGTCCGCGGACGGTGACTTTGCCGGGGGTGTAGACAAAGCGGGGTTGCAGGTGGCTGGGCAGCTTGTCCTTTAGTAGGTTCCAGGCGGGTTCTTCCATCGGCGTTTCTAGCAGGATGTGCTGCTTGCCGTCGGGCTTGATGCGCGAGAAGCCCAGCTTCTTAGCGATTTGCTTCAGTTCTACCACGCGGAACAGTTGCAGCGCGGCGGGGGGAATGGGGCCATAGCGATCGCTCCAATCCACCGCAATCTCGGTCAATTCCTGCTTGGTCTGGGCAGCGGCAACGGCGCGATAGGCGCTCATCTTTTGATCCAGGTCGGGGATATAGTCGGCGGGGATGAAGGCGGTGAGGCGCAGGTCGATTTGCGTGTCGTCTACCTGGGGAATTTCCTGGCCGCGAATTTCCTTGATGGCTTCCTCCAGCATTTCCATATACAGGTCAAAGCCGATCGCATCCATCTGGCCCGACTGCTCTGCCCCCAGCAGATTGCCCACGCCGCGAATCTCCATATCGCGCATGGCCAACTGATAGCCAGAGCCAAGCTGGGTAAATTCTTGAATGGCGCGGAGGCGCTGGCGGGCGGTTTCTGTAAGCTGGCTCTGTTTCGGGTAAAACAGCCACGCATGGGCCTGGATGCCCGCTCGTCCCACTCGTCCCCGGAGCTGATAAAGCTGCGACAGACCGAACTTTTGTGCGTCTTCGATCAGGATCGTATTGACGCGGGGGATGTCCAGCCCCGATTCGATAATCGTGGTGCAGACGAGAATATCCGCCTCGCCGTTGTTGAAGGTGAGCATGGTGGCTTCCAGTTCGCCTTCCTGCATTTGCCCGTGGGCGATCGCCATCCGCACCCCCGGCACCATCTCTCGGAGCTTGGCGGCGGTTTCCTCAATGCCCTCCACCCGTGGCACCACGTAAAACACCTGCCCACCGCGATCGAGTTCCTGCCGAATCGCCGTCCGCACCATCTCCGGATCGTAGGGCGACAGGTGCGTTTTGATGGGGCGGCGGGAGGGCGGCGGCGTGGTGATCAGGCTCATTTCGCGCACGCCCGACAGCGCCATGTAAAGCGTCCGGGGAATCGGCGTGGCGCTGAGGGTCAGCACGTCTACCTGAGTTTTCAGGGTTTTGATTTTTTCCTTTTGGTTCACGCCAAAGCGCTGCTCTTCGTCCACCACCAGCAGCCCCAAGTCTTTGAACTGCACGCCCTTGCCCAAAAGCTGATGCGTCCCTACGACCACATCCAGTTCCCCAGAGGCGAGGCGCTTCAGGATGTCCTGCTTTTCGGCATTGGTGCGAAAACGGTTCAGCAGACCGACCTGAATCGGGTATGGGGCAAAGCGTTCCTTCAGCGTGTGGTAGTGCTGCTGCGTCAGAATCGTCGTCGGCGCGAGCAGGGCGACCTGTTTCCCAGCGGTGATCGCCTTGAACACAGCGCGGATGGCGACCTCGGTTTTGCCGAAGCCCACGTCGCCGCAGACCAGCCGATCCATCGGGCGATCGCCCTCCATATCCCGCTTCACGTCCTGAATCGCCTTGAGCTGGTCGGTCGTCGGCTGGTAGGGGAACGAGTCCTCCATTTCTTCCTGCCAGGGCGTGTCTGGCGGGTAGGCGTGGCCCTGCTGCTGGGCCCGCTGGGCGTAGAGTTGCAGCAGGTCAAAGGCAACCTTCTTAATCGCCTTGCGAACTTTTTGCTTGGTGCGCTCCCAGGCTTTGCCCGTCATCTTGCTGAGTTCGGGTTTGCCCTCGCCCACCCCGCGAAACCGCGACAGCGCATTCACCTGATCCGCCGCCACCCGCAGTAGCCCGTCGGCATATTTCAGCACCAGATATTCGCGGGTTTCATTATCCAGCGTCAGGCTTTCCAGCTTAATAAACTGGCCAATGCCGTGGTTTTTATGAACGACGTAATCGCCCGGTTGCAGTTTATTCGGGTCAACCTGTTTGGAAGCAGCACGGCGGCGCTTGCGGACGTAGCTGGGCGTGGCCAGCGTGTGCTGCCCAAAGAACTCGCGGTCGGTAATGACGACGATGCGGAACGTCGGCAGGATGAAGCCTTCTAGCTCCGCCAAGCCGGAATATTTCACCGCCGTCGGCACTCGGTTCGCCTGGAGCCGCTCGATCGCCGGATAGTCGTGCGGATTGGGAATGAACTGCGCCGGACAGTCGTGTTCCTGCAACAGCGCCACTGACCGCGACGGCTGCGCCGAAATTAGCCACACGCCAAACTTGCGATCGCGCTCTTGCCGAATCGTCTCCGCTAATCGCCCAAACTGATGCGGCACAGCGGGAACGGGGCGACTCGACAGGTTCAGCCCGTTGCCCTCTTCCGCCAGTTCGGACAGGTGTAGACAGAGGAAGCGATCGCACGCCGCAAGGGACTCCGTAAACGGTCGGTGGGTCTTGGGAAGGGTTGGGGCCGTGGGAGATTGTGCCGTCACGCCGTCGTTCTCCGTGCCCTGCCCCCCGGATACCTCGCGCCAGTGGTCTTCCGCATGGTCAAACCAGCGATCGCCATGTGCCTGACATTGCTCCATCTCATCAATGGCAACCAGGGTATTCTCCGGTAAATAATCCAGCAGCGACGCGGGCCGGTCAAACGCCAGCCCCAAAAACCGCCGTGCCCCCTCCAGTCGTCCGCTTTCCGCCAATCGCTCCGCTTCTTCCGGGGATAGGTACGGCTGGAGACGCTCCAAACTTTCTGCCAGATCGCCCTGACCGCTGGCCCCCAATCCCAACAACACCATCGGCGCAAAATCCGTTGCCGTCAGCACCAACTGCGGCACATTGTCGAGCGATCGCTGGCTGGCCGGGTCAAACTCGCGGATCTTCTCTAGCTCATCGCCAAATAGCTCCAGGCGCACGGGCAACTCCGCCGCCACCGGAAACACATCGATGATGTCGCCGCGCTGGCTCCACTGTCCCTCGGTTTCCACCATCGCCACTTTTTCATAGCCCAGTAGCGCCAGTTGGCGGCTGAGGGATTTCAGGTCAATTTCCAAGCCCTGGGTCAGCGTGACGCAAAACTGGCGAAATGTCTCCACGGGCGGCAGATGCGGCTGGAGCGATCGCTCGGTAGACACAATTGCAAGCTGGGACGGCTGGGACGATGACTCAACCCGCGCCAGATCTGCCAACACCTGCAACTGCCCCCAGGTCATTTCCGATTCGGGGTCAAAGGGTTCGTAGGGCGACGCTTCTGAGGTGGGGTAGAAATGCACGGTGGTCCAGCCCATCGCTTCCAGTTGGGCCGTCCAGCGTCCGGCTTCCTCTAGCGTGGCGGCAACCACCAGCAGCGGGCGCTGGGCCGTTTGGGCCAGGGTTGAGGCGACCAGTCCCTTGGGCAGGCGGGCAATGCCGTTGAGACTGAGGCGGCGCTGCTGGTTCAGCTTGGTGAGCAGTTCGGCGGTGAGGGGCGATCGCCCCATGACGCGACAAATCGACGAAAACGCCATAGCGGTTGGGATTTCGGGAAGCAGTGGTTGAGCTAAAGACTGTTGACCATTGTAAAGCGCTGCCAGAGATTCAGGATTGGGGGAACCGCTTCCGGAAAGACGGGTCAGGGCCCAGGATTCAGGAAATCGGTTCCAGATGTCAGGTCAAATCTGTCGCTGACCCCTGGCCGCCTGCGAGAAAATCTGCTGATCCTACAATTTCACCCTGGTCGAGGTGCTACCTTCATCTATAAGTTTGCGAGATGCGCGTGCCAATTTGGCTTGCCAAACCTGGTTAGCAAAATTGAGTCTGCAAGCACCTGCAAGCTTGTCTTCCCTTCAAACTCAACTCCAAAGACGTTTCTAGCCCCTTTTGCCGGACGCGGGCTGCTGCCGGAGACTGCCACCAATGCCTTCCGTTGCTGTTGAAGTTTTAATCGTGCTGCTGCTGATTTTGGCAAATGGCATCTTTGCGATGTCGGAGATGGCGATTGTGTCTGCCCGCAAAATCCGCCTTCAGGAGATGGCCGAGCGAGGCGACAAAAAAGCCCAGGCAGCGATAGAACTGGCGACTTCTCCCAATCGGTTTCTC contains:
- a CDS encoding IS5 family transposase (programmed frameshift), producing MTTRRYALRDDQWERLQDLLPGRAGAVGVTAKDNRLFVEAVLYRYRAGIPWRDLPERFGDFRKVHTRFRRWAKTGVGQRVFQVLCEDADNEYALIDTTIVRAHQHRAGAKGGDANAQAIGRSKGGLSTKIHTTVDALGNPTGFHLTPGQVCDLDGADVLLENIQADTVLADKGYDADQRVVERLQQQGKTAVIPPKRNRKTPRDYDKELYKARHLIENFFAKLKQYRAIATRYDKLAETFLSAIYMAAALIWLN
- a CDS encoding PIN domain-containing protein, coding for MELDELKKLVRAGEFGAITLDTSIFDAQGLRLESGLLKQLEQFQDSSTRLILSEIVKEEVLSHLMEKARDTQKEIEKSLKQAKEQWRVEEQDVEKIKEIIFCGHEAKEVVFERFNQFSELTSIEIVEAQNHVMISDLIQKYFKARPPFSEIGKKKNEFPDAIALMSLETWANKHQTKVIVVTSDDDWKKFCKDSGRLIVIDDFAGALGLFQLQDADDICKYLSEKYEKGELQNVKQAISNALEYQLSDLEIHPEVSSSFLYEQNSIEVSLNGFEFNLFEPPNLIFRPVNFDDDSLVAESKLSVDVNIECSFLFSIHDSIDKDEVPFGSSSANIQTNLDVDILVSFIGSLDKIGADVEVDNIEIEVKKLDSVDFGEIGPDWMGEDYDY
- the mfd gene encoding transcription-repair coupling factor; this encodes MAFSSICRVMGRSPLTAELLTKLNQQRRLSLNGIARLPKGLVASTLAQTAQRPLLVVAATLEEAGRWTAQLEAMGWTTVHFYPTSEASPYEPFDPESEMTWGQLQVLADLARVESSSQPSQLAIVSTERSLQPHLPPVETFRQFCVTLTQGLEIDLKSLSRQLALLGYEKVAMVETEGQWSQRGDIIDVFPVAAELPVRLELFGDELEKIREFDPASQRSLDNVPQLVLTATDFAPMVLLGLGASGQGDLAESLERLQPYLSPEEAERLAESGRLEGARRFLGLAFDRPASLLDYLPENTLVAIDEMEQCQAHGDRWFDHAEDHWREVSGGQGTENDGVTAQSPTAPTLPKTHRPFTESLAACDRFLCLHLSELAEEGNGLNLSSRPVPAVPHQFGRLAETIRQERDRKFGVWLISAQPSRSVALLQEHDCPAQFIPNPHDYPAIERLQANRVPTAVKYSGLAELEGFILPTFRIVVITDREFFGQHTLATPSYVRKRRRAASKQVDPNKLQPGDYVVHKNHGIGQFIKLESLTLDNETREYLVLKYADGLLRVAADQVNALSRFRGVGEGKPELSKMTGKAWERTKQKVRKAIKKVAFDLLQLYAQRAQQQGHAYPPDTPWQEEMEDSFPYQPTTDQLKAIQDVKRDMEGDRPMDRLVCGDVGFGKTEVAIRAVFKAITAGKQVALLAPTTILTQQHYHTLKERFAPYPIQVGLLNRFRTNAEKQDILKRLASGELDVVVGTHQLLGKGVQFKDLGLLVVDEEQRFGVNQKEKIKTLKTQVDVLTLSATPIPRTLYMALSGVREMSLITTPPPSRRPIKTHLSPYDPEMVRTAIRQELDRGGQVFYVVPRVEGIEETAAKLREMVPGVRMAIAHGQMQEGELEATMLTFNNGEADILVCTTIIESGLDIPRVNTILIEDAQKFGLSQLYQLRGRVGRAGIQAHAWLFYPKQSQLTETARQRLRAIQEFTQLGSGYQLAMRDMEIRGVGNLLGAEQSGQMDAIGFDLYMEMLEEAIKEIRGQEIPQVDDTQIDLRLTAFIPADYIPDLDQKMSAYRAVAAAQTKQELTEIAVDWSDRYGPIPPAALQLFRVVELKQIAKKLGFSRIKPDGKQHILLETPMEEPAWNLLKDKLPSHLQPRFVYTPGKVTVRGLGALSADLQLENLIDWLSRMQGALLEPTLA